A region of Piscinibacter gummiphilus DNA encodes the following proteins:
- the sdhC gene encoding succinate dehydrogenase, cytochrome b556 subunit, producing MSDTIKQRPGTMRLVDATQYRLPPAGWVSILHRVSGIIMFVLLPFIIWLLDNSLNSDVTYQYIADVFVGGLGFVPGWFFKLVVLALIWAYLHHFTAGVRHLYMDATHSVSKEFGRSSAVATLAISLLLTAALGFKLFF from the coding sequence ATGTCAGACACCATCAAACAGCGACCGGGCACGATGCGTCTCGTCGACGCGACCCAGTACCGCCTGCCTCCGGCCGGCTGGGTCTCGATCCTGCACCGCGTGAGCGGGATCATCATGTTCGTGCTGTTGCCGTTCATCATCTGGCTGCTCGACAACAGCCTCAACTCCGACGTCACGTACCAGTACATCGCCGACGTGTTCGTGGGCGGCCTCGGCTTCGTGCCGGGCTGGTTCTTCAAGCTGGTGGTGCTCGCGCTGATCTGGGCCTACCTGCACCACTTCACCGCCGGCGTGCGCCACCTCTACATGGACGCCACCCACTCGGTGAGCAAGGAATTCGGCCGCAGCTCGGCCGTCGCCACGCTGGCCATCAGCCTGCTGCTGACGGCTGCCCTGGGCTTCAAGCTCTTCTTCTGA
- the sdhD gene encoding succinate dehydrogenase, hydrophobic membrane anchor protein translates to MTTPNYGSKRVVVGAHYGLRDWLAQRVTAVLMALFTVALIVQILFGAEMGYAKWSAIFSSQWMKLLTFVTIVALLYHVWVGMRDVLMDYVKAVGVKLALQVAVIVWLVGCGGWAVQVLWRL, encoded by the coding sequence ATGACAACTCCGAACTACGGTTCCAAGCGCGTCGTCGTCGGCGCGCACTACGGCCTGCGCGACTGGCTTGCGCAGCGCGTCACCGCCGTGCTGATGGCGCTGTTCACCGTCGCGCTCATCGTGCAGATCCTCTTCGGCGCCGAGATGGGCTACGCCAAGTGGAGCGCCATCTTCTCGTCGCAGTGGATGAAGCTGCTGACGTTCGTCACCATCGTGGCCCTGCTGTACCACGTGTGGGTGGGCATGCGCGACGTGCTGATGGACTACGTCAAGGCCGTGGGCGTGAAGCTCGCGCTTCAGGTGGCCGTGATCGTTTGGCTGGTGGGTTGTGGCGGCTGGGCCGTCCAAGTGCTGTGGAGACTGTAA